The DNA segment CTTGCATTTGGTTTTATTATATGCAAATTACCCCCCCCCAGTGATAACTTTTCCCAACTAGTTTTAACACTAGCTACTATATCTATACCAAAAGGATTAAACCCTTTATTTTTAAAATAAGCACAATGAACACCATTACCACAACCAAAATCAAGCAAATTCCCACTTGTTTTATTTAATTTGTATTTTAATACTCTTTCATAAAATCTTACAACATGACCATCAGGATGCAATACTCCATAACCTTTATCATATTTTTCATTATAAGCTTTTAAAGATGAAATCATAACTATCCTTTTAATTCTTGTTTGAGTTTGTATTCGCCAAATTCATTTTTATAAAATAAGTCTAAATTATAATGCTTTTGTACTATTGTATAAAATTTAGCTTTTGAAATTCCAACAAAAGAACAAAAATCTTCTATACATTTATTATCAAGTAAATGATCTTTTTTCTTAACTATTTTTATAGCTTCTTGCCTGCTTAAAAGCCCATATCTTACAAATCTTGCAGCATAATCACTCGCCATAGCATGTCCAAATTTTGGGTACTTCATCCAAGCATGAAGTATATAGCCTATACTATCTATTTGATCAAAATTTTCAGCACAATGGGTTCTATCCCACTCTCCATTTAAATCACAAAACCCTCTGCTCTTAGCAAAAATATAATTTTCATAAGAATTCCATTTAACAAAATAAGAAAGATAAATAGGATCTAATTTAGCAATATCATCTTTTTTTGGATTAAAAAATAATTGTAAATTTTCTCTACTTATATCATCATCAATAAATTCATCAATATCTAAATCGCTTGCTACTCCATTTAAGAAAATATCTTTAGCACTAGGAGTTTCTAAACTATCATTTCCACCATATTCATAGCTGACATTTTCTCCATAAACAAGTAAAGGAGTATTAAATTTTAAAGCCATTGCAAAAGGATAAGAATATATAAGACGATCTATAAACCAAGTAGGTTTGCCATATCTTTCAAAAGTTTTCAAAGCAACTTTCTTTTGAGTTTTAATGTCTGGCTTTAAGCTAATAATATGGCATTTAAATTCTTCAGATAAATTGCGAAGATTTTTTTTACCCGCTTGCGTCATAGTAAAATTATCTTCAACGCTAAATAAAATAGGATTCATGCCTAATTTTTCTTTCATAATATGCACTTGAAAATGGCTATCTTTTCCACCGCTTACTGCTATAGCACAATCATATTCATATTTTCCATTCATATGTCTGTATTTATCACAAAGTTTTTCCAATTCCTTAAATCTTGCCTTATAATCAATTTTTTCTTTATTTTTATGATTTACACAAGCACTACATATATTTTTGTCATTTTCATCTTTAAAAAATTTAATACCAGGTCTAGTATCTGGCATAACACAATAATCACAATATTTCATTTTTACTCCACTTAAAGATCATAAAAATCACTTCTACCCCCCCCCTCATATCACGATATTTGAGAAAAAAATTATTTTTATAAGCTTTAGAAAGTTCATTATAGTTTAACTCATCAAAAATTATGCCACCTATATAAAAAAAGCCTTCAAGTGTTGAAAATTTTTGTTTAAAATAAAACAAATTATCATCATCTTTAACTCCACCACCAAGCAAAACAAAATCTATCCCTTTACTTGAACAAATTTCAAAAGAATAATCAAGTAAAGCTGCATTTGCATTTTTTTCATTTTTATTTGCACTAAGATGATAATAAGCAAATCTTTTATCCAAGAAAAAACTAGCATAAGCTAAAATTTCATCATTATAGTTTGCTTTTAAGACTAAATTTTGTTTGAAATTAAAAAGGTTTTTAAAATAATCACTACTAAAAAAATAAAATTCACTAGCCTGATTTTTTGTCATAGTATCATCATAAAGTCTTTTAAAATCTTTAGCATCATTTATATCAACTATTGAAATTTCAAGTTCTTTTCTTGCTTTTTTTATGTAAGATCTTATTCTTGGGCTGTAATTTGCTCTAATTTGTTCTAAATCTTTATAAATTGGCACTATTACTATTTTTCTTTCTTTTTTGAAAAAATCAAACTTTATTTGATAAAAATTCAAATTTCTATCAAAAGGATGAAACCTTATAAAAAAGGCGATGATATTTTCTTGCAAAGCTCGTTGTTTTAAATTTTTTAAAGCTCTATTTAAAAAGGCATAATCATCACTATTGCTATAAATTCCACCATAACCATAAGGACTTTGCAAATCAAAAAAAGGAGTATCTTGTATGCTTTTTTTATTTGCTATGACTTTTAAAAAATTTTTATCTTCTTTATAAATAAATTTAAAAACTTCTCCATAAAGTTTTACATATTCTTTTTGAAAATAAATATCTTCACTAAAATCATCACAAAAATGATCATTAAAATTTTCAAGTAAAATTTTACTCATTTTCCAAAACCTGATTTTTGATAATATCCCTCTCCGTAGGACTTTTTTCACCTTCAAAAATTAAAATTTCATCATTAATAATTTCATTATTTTTTAATGTCTGAGTATAAAAATTTATACATTTTAATTCTTTGTAAAGCTCTTTTAAACTTTTTTCATCGTCAAAACGCAAGGGACCCATTTTCACATAAATTCCATTAGTTGGCTCGAAAAAATCATCTTTATTTGCTTCATAGCCAAAAATTTGTTTTGATAAAGCGCTAGAATAAAATTTACCACCATTTTTAAGCTTTTTCATAGCTTTTTTAAAGATATTTTTTGATTTTTCTCTATCATTGCAACAAAGTGAAGCTACATCTATAATAGCATCAAAACTCTCATCTTCAAAATTATCTAATTTATCAATATAATCACCAATTTCAATTTGTTTGATTTTATCACTTAAATTCTCATCTTCCATTCTAGCTTGAAAACGCTGTGCCCCTGTTTTACTCCACTCTATACCACTAACACTAAATCCTTCTTTTGCACAAAACCATAAATTTGATCCTGTTCCAAAACCAAGTTCTAAAATATTTATCTTACTTCTATCTTGAGCATTATAAAAATTTCTTGCTATAAATCTTATAATACTTTCACTTGGATATTTACCCCATTCTTTTTTAGAGAAAATTTGTTCCCATAAACAATTCATATTTTATACCCCTCAACTATAAAAAGTTCATTTAATTGTTTAATTAAATTTTTTTGTATATGAATTTTTATGTCATTAATGCTATAAGTTGCACCTTTATAAAGCTCCTGTAAATCTTTTTCATCACAATATCTTATAACTCCAGTACAAGCATCACTTCCACTTGTAGGTTTTACCAAGTGATATCCTAAACTTTCATCTTTTTCAAAGCCATCATTATAAAGGCTGGGAGTTATAGAAAGAAATTTACCACCTCTTTTAAGCTTTTTCATAGCTTTTTCTATTATGGTCTTAGTTTTATCAAAATCATTATAAGCTAAAGAATAATTATCAATCCAAGCATCAAAACTCTCATCTTCAAAATTATCTAATTTATCAATATAATCACCAATTTCAATTTGTTTGATTTTATCACTTAAATTCTCATCTTCCATTCTAGCTTGAAAACGCTGTGCCCCTGTTTTACTCCACTCTATACCACTAACACTAAATCCTTCTTTTGCACAAAACCATAAATTTGATCCTGTTCCAAAACCAAGTTCTAAAATATTTATCTTACTTCTATCTTGAGCATTATAAAAATTTCTTGCTATAAATCTTATAATACTTTCACTTGGATATTTACCCCATTCTTTTTTAGAGAAAATTTGTTCCCAAATTTCTTCATTACTTCCTAAATTATCTGAAATTTCTTCATTGCTAATATATTTTTTCATATTTCTCCTTCATTTTTTATCTTATATTACAAATTAAATCTTGCCAGTAACATTTTAAACATTATAAATGTCACTTTTATATTTCTTTAAATTTAAAGGGTTACTAAACCAATTTATTGTTTCTTTTAAACCTTTTTCTATATCATATTTTGATGAAAAATCTGTAAGAGTTTTTATCTTTATATTATCACAGCAAAGTCTAAACACTTCGCTATTTTTAGGTCTTATTCTCTCATTTTCTATAATAAATTCCACATTAGATTTCATAAGCTTTTTAATAAGTTCTAAGGTATCTTTGATACTAATTTCATGGTTTGATCCTATATTTACAACTTCTCCAATGGCTTTTTGGCATTGAGATAATTTTATAAAACCTAAACAAGTATCTTTAACATAATTAAAATCTCTTGTAGGAGAAACATCGCCTAGTTTAATCTGTTTTATCCCATTTGCAATTTGCGTAATAATAGTAGGTATAACAGCTCTTGCACTTTGTCTTGGCCCATAAGTATTAAAAGGTCTTGCTATAACAAGTGGAAGATTAAAAGCATTATAAAAACTCATAGCGATGGCATCAGCACCTATTTTACTTGCTGAATATGGACTTTGAGCTTGCAAAGGGTGCTTTTCATCTATGGGTACATACAAAGCTGTGCCATAAACTTCACTGGTACTAGTATGAATAACACGCTTTACTCCATTTTCAAGCGCACTTTGACAAATATTTAATGTACCTTTTACATTAACATCCACATAACTATCAGGAGCAACATAAGAAAAAGGTATAGCTATCAAAGCAGCTAAATGAAAAATAACTTCCACATCTTTAGTGATATGTTTGCAAAAATGCGGATCCCTAATATCTCCACAAATAACTTCTATATCCTTTAAACACTCTACATCTTCAAGCCAACCCCAATGATTAAAAGAATTATATTGACTTAAAGCTTGAATTTTATAATCATAAAAACAAGACTTCTCATTTTTACTTTCTTTATAAAGCATTTCAACCAAATGAGATCCTATAAAACCATCAGCACCTGTAACTAGTATTTTTTTCATCACTTTCCTAATTTTTAATAAATAAGTTAAAATAATACCATTTATATAAACAATATCGAAATTTAAATATTATAATAAAGGTACAAATGCCTCAAATTTCAATCATACTTCCTACTTATAATGTAGAAAAATATATAGCAAGAGCCTTAGAAAGCTGTATTAATCAAACTTTTAAAGATATAGAGATAATTGTGGTTGATGACCTTGGAAATGATAAAAGTATAGATATAGCTAAAGAATATGCTAGTAAAGATGATAGAATAAAAATCATACATAATGAAGAGAATTTAGGAACCTTTGCTAGTAGAAACATCGGGGTATTAAATTCTAAATCTGATTATATAATGTTTTTAGATCCTGATGATTATTTAGAGCTTAATGCTTGTGAGCTTGGGCTTGAAAAAATCAAAAATGTAGATATAGTGTTGTTTGATGCATATGTCCATAGAGTAAAATTTAAGAAATTTTATAGATTTAAGCAAGATGAATTTTTTAAAAAAGATAAATTTTTGGAATTTTTACTTGGGCAAAAACATTTTTGTTGGAGTGTTTGGGCAAAAATTTATAAAAAAGAATTGATTTTAAAAAATTTTGAATATCTTAACTTTAAAGAAGATCTTTGCTATGGAGAAGATATACTTTTTAACTATATAAATTTTATGCTTTGTGAAAAATTTTTTATATCTAAAGAATGCATTTATCATTATGAATTTAACGAAAATGGAAGATATGAAAATAAAAATAAAGAAATTTTGTGGCAAAATTATAAAGATAAAAAAAGAAGTTTAGAACTTATAAAAAATTTATCTTTTAATTTTAAAAAAAATGACTTTCATAACATTTTATTACAAATATTACAAAGAGAAAACGATAATCTACAACAAAGAATTGAAAAATAAAAATTTTCTTTTATTTAAAGCCAATAAATCTTTAAAATAAAGTTTTTTAGGATTATAAATTTGTATATTATTTTTTATAATTTTTTCTTCTAATGCATCTAAATAGTGATTGATTGGAATATTTAATCAATATCATTAAAATCCGCAAAATGATAATTCCACCATTTAATTTTCAAAAGTCTTTCTATGGTTTTATCATCAAATCGATAACGTATAATTTTAGCTGGGACACCTGCTACTATAGCGTATGCTGGGACATCTTTGGTCACAACAGAACGTTGGCCGATAACACACCCAGTTTCTAAGGTAATGCCTTGTTTTAATAAAACATCTTTTCCTATCCATACGTCATTTTGTATATTTAATTTTTGAATTGATGAGCTTAGATTGTGCGGCTTAACAGAAAAAATTTTATTAATTTGTTTCAAACTAGCATCATTAATAAAACTATGATTTGTCTCATAAGTAAAACTTGCTGTGCTAATTCTATCTAAAGGATGCTGAAAATTAAACATACTTACTCCATCAGCTATAGAACAATATCTTCCAACTTCCGTGTAATGAGGTAAAAAAGATCCGCTAAAAGAAAAAGATCCCACGGAATGAAAGATATTGCTAAATTTAAAAGCACAATACTCTTCTAACCCCCTCCCCATGATCTATTTTAGGAACGAATATTTTATCCCTTAATTTTAATCTTGAAAATTTTTTCCTATTTTTAACATAGGTATTGGTATAAATATTATATTCTTGTAATATTTTTAATATCGCTTGATTACATTTTAATTCGACTGACATAATATATTCTCAACCTTTATCAAATCTTCCATATTGTCAATATCTATACTTGATATATAATCCATTAAATAATATTTTGTTGTATCTTGCAAAAAGCTAAGATTATTTAAAAATTCTTTTGTTTTTATGATATAAATTGCTCCATTACTCATATAAGTTTTAGGTAATTTTTGTCTTGGCATAAAAGGATAATTATCATTGCAAACTCCTTTTAAATTTCCATTTTCATCACATACAAAAGCTTTTAAAATTTTATTATCATACTCACATACACTAATTAAAGCATTAGTATTTTCATCTGCAAAAATACAAAAAGCTTCATCTATGTGTTTATTTGTTCTCAATGGAGAAGTTGGCTGAAGCAAGATTATATTTTCGTAGTTTTTGTAATTTGCTAAAGTATGAAAAACCACTTGATCGCTTGTAGTATCATCAAGTGCTAATTCTTCAGGACGTTTTAAAATTTCAATTCCTTGACTTTTTCCATAAAATAAAATATCGTCATTGTCGCTACTTAAAACAATTTTATCTATATACTTAGATTCTTTAGCAGCTTTAATCGTATAATACAAAAGAGGTTTACCTCTAAGTAAGGTTAAATTTTTATTTTTTATACCTTTTGAACCACCACGGGCTGGAATAATTGCCAAAGTCATAATTTATCTTTCATAAAAATTTGCTTCTTATCAATTATATTTCTTTGATATCTCTAAATATCTTTTGCTTTTTAATTTCAAAAAAAACTCCATTTGTAAGATATTCAAAAAATACTTTTGAACTATCTAAAATTTCTAATTTTCCCAGATTTGCATCATGTTTTTTATGTATGGTATTAATAGAATGTAATATTTGTTCATATTTTGCATCAATTTTTACCACTTCTTCACTACCAAGGCGACCATTTTGTCTAGTTCCAATAAGTATAGATGGTATATTTAAATACAAAGCTTCTTTTAAAATACAACTTGAATTTCCTATGATAAAATCAGCATTTTTCAATAAACTTATAAAATATTCAAATCTTAAAGAAGGAAAAAACCTAAAATTATCTAAATTTCTCAATTGATCATAACTTTGTAAAATCAATTCAAAACCAAGATCGTTATTAGGATAAACAATAATATAATTTTTATTACTTTGCTTAAGTGCTTGAACTAGATTATCAGCTTGTTCTTTTATACTAGCTATCTCAGTTGTCACTGGATGAAACATTACTATCGCATAATTTTCAAATTGTATATCATAATATTTTTTAGCTTCCTCTATGGAAACTTGATTATTCACTAAAATTTCTAAATCAGGAGATCCTATAATAAATATAGATTTTTCATCTTCACCAAGCTGTAAAAGTCTTTTCTTTGCTATCTCATCATTCACAAGATGAATATGAGCTAATTTAGTTATAGCATGTCTTATGCTATCATCTATGGTTCCTGATAATTCTCCACCTTCTATATGAGCTACTAGTATATTATTTAAACTTCCAACTATAGCACCGGCCAAAGGTTCAACTCTATCTCCATGCACAATGATTAAATCGGGTTCTATTTCGTGTATAAATTTAGAAAAACCATCTATGGTACTTGATAAAGCTTTATCCATTTGAAAATACTTATCATGATTTATAAATTTAAAAATATTTTTAAATCCACATTTTTCTATTTCTATATAGGTATATCCAAAATTTTTACTCATATGCATACCAGTTGCAAAAACAAATAATTCAAATTCTTTTGACTGTTCTATTTTTAACATCAATGATTTTATTTTGGAAAAATCTGCTCTTGTACCAGTTATAAAAACAACTCTTTTCACCTATAATCCTCAAAACTCAATTGAGTATCATTAGCTATATCCCTTAATGCGACTTTACCTAAAATATTTTCAAATTCACTAGCAGGAATGCCTCCAAGTCCGGGTCTTTTTACCCAAATATTTTTCATCGTTAAAGTTTCACCTTTTTTAATCTCTTTAATACTCACTACACTAGCAAACGCAAAATCAATAGTTACTTGTTCTTCTGTCAGTGCATTTTTTGCACTAGTTCCTCTTAAAAGTGCCATTTCTTTACTTTGTGTTATAAGATCTTTTAAAGCAAATTCATCCATAGAACATACTATATCAGGGCCTTGTCTATCCATGGTATCGCTAAAATGTCTTTCTAAAATACTAGCACCAAGCACTACTGCTCCTAAACAAGCTAAATTATTAGTAGTATGATCGCTCAATCCTACAAGACATTTAAATTCTTTTTCAAGTTCACACATAGCTTTTAATCTTACTAAATGCGTTGGTGTAGGATATAAATTAGTAGTATGGAGTAAAACAAAAGGAATGTTAAAATCTTGTAAAATTCTAACTGTTGGTCTTATAGTCTCTATGCTATTCATACCCGTGCTTATTATCATAGGCTTTTTAAACTGCGCTATATGCTTTATCAAAGGATAATTATTACATTCTCCTGAACCTATTTTAAAAGCACTAACTCCCATATCCTCCAAACGATTTGCCGCTGCTCTACTAAAAGGTGTGCTAAGATATACCAAGCCTTGTTTTTGTGTATATTCTTTTAAAGCCAATTCATCCTTAAAACTTAAAGCACATTGCTTCATAATTTCATATATACTTATGTCTGCATTACCAGGTATAACTTTTTTCGCAGCATTGCTCATCTCATCTTCAACTACGTGAGTTTGATGTTTTATTATTTTTGCTCCTGCTCTTTTAGCACTATCAACCATAAGTTTAGCTATTTCTAAACTACCATTGTGATTAATACCAATTTCAGGTACAACTAAAGGGTTTTCTTTTGATATTTCTAAATGTTCAATTTTCATCGCTTATCTTTCAAATAATGTTTTATATCACTTGGCAATCTAACTAAATCTTTTATCAGTCTAAACCAAAGGTTATTTTTTATAACAGGTAAAGGAAATTTTTTAAATTTTTTATAAGTATTATTTGCTGGAAGTAAAATATCATCAATATAATCTTTAGGCTTATTATCTATAACAAAATCATTATTTCCTCGTATAATTGAAGCTAATTTTATATACTTACTTAACTCACTATTTTGATTTAAAGAATAAAAATTTACATTATAGGTTTTACTTAAAAATTCTAAAGCTTTTAAATCAAAATTTTTACTATGTATAGTTGCTTTTATCTCATTTTTAAATTCAGGAATTAATTTTAAAACATTATTAGTTTGATACTTAAATAAATATGGTTGATTTTTATTAGAATAAAAGTCAATCCCTGATATATAAATATTTTTATACCCCATAGCAACAGCAAAAGCACACATATAAATTCCAGAAGTTATCCTTTGTTCATTATATATTTCATTAAATTTAATAAAAGAATGAAATTCTTTTAATTGTTTTATCAAATCAAATCCAAAAATAGTATCAGGAAAATAATTGTAAAAAAATTCTAATAAATTTCTACTGTC comes from the Campylobacter insulaenigrae NCTC 12927 genome and includes:
- a CDS encoding class I SAM-dependent methyltransferase; the encoded protein is MKKYISNEEISDNLGSNEEIWEQIFSKKEWGKYPSESIIRFIARNFYNAQDRSKINILELGFGTGSNLWFCAKEGFSVSGIEWSKTGAQRFQARMEDENLSDKIKQIEIGDYIDKLDNFEDESFDAWIDNYSLAYNDFDKTKTIIEKAMKKLKRGGKFLSITPSLYNDGFEKDESLGYHLVKPTSGSDACTGVIRYCDEKDLQELYKGATYSINDIKIHIQKNLIKQLNELFIVEGYKI
- the neuC gene encoding UDP-N-acetylglucosamine 2-epimerase produces the protein MKRVVFITGTRADFSKIKSLMLKIEQSKEFELFVFATGMHMSKNFGYTYIEIEKCGFKNIFKFINHDKYFQMDKALSSTIDGFSKFIHEIEPDLIIVHGDRVEPLAGAIVGSLNNILVAHIEGGELSGTIDDSIRHAITKLAHIHLVNDEIAKKRLLQLGEDEKSIFIIGSPDLEILVNNQVSIEEAKKYYDIQFENYAIVMFHPVTTEIASIKEQADNLVQALKQSNKNYIIVYPNNDLGFELILQSYDQLRNLDNFRFFPSLRFEYFISLLKNADFIIGNSSCILKEALYLNIPSILIGTRQNGRLGSEEVVKIDAKYEQILHSINTIHKKHDANLGKLEILDSSKVFFEYLTNGVFFEIKKQKIFRDIKEI
- a CDS encoding CatB-related O-acetyltransferase, with the protein product MGRGLEEYCAFKFSNIFHSVGSFSFSGSFLPHYTEVGRYCSIADGVSMFNFQHPLDRISTASFTYETNHSFINDASLKQINKIFSVKPHNLSSSIQKLNIQNDVWIGKDVLLKQGITLETGCVIGQRSVVTKDVPAYAIVAGVPAKIIRYRFDDKTIERLLKIKWWNYHFADFNDID
- a CDS encoding glycosyltransferase family 2 protein, which codes for MPQISIILPTYNVEKYIARALESCINQTFKDIEIIVVDDLGNDKSIDIAKEYASKDDRIKIIHNEENLGTFASRNIGVLNSKSDYIMFLDPDDYLELNACELGLEKIKNVDIVLFDAYVHRVKFKKFYRFKQDEFFKKDKFLEFLLGQKHFCWSVWAKIYKKELILKNFEYLNFKEDLCYGEDILFNYINFMLCEKFFISKECIYHYEFNENGRYENKNKEILWQNYKDKKRSLELIKNLSFNFKKNDFHNILLQILQRENDNLQQRIEK
- a CDS encoding CMP-N-acetylneuraminic acid synthetase, giving the protein MTLAIIPARGGSKGIKNKNLTLLRGKPLLYYTIKAAKESKYIDKIVLSSDNDDILFYGKSQGIEILKRPEELALDDTTSDQVVFHTLANYKNYENIILLQPTSPLRTNKHIDEAFCIFADENTNALISVCEYDNKILKAFVCDENGNLKGVCNDNYPFMPRQKLPKTYMSNGAIYIIKTKEFLNNLSFLQDTTKYYLMDYISSIDIDNMEDLIKVENILCQSN
- a CDS encoding alpha-2,3-sialyltransferase — protein: MEEKNALICGNGPSLREIEYEKLPKNYDVFRCNQFYFEDKYYAGKNIQYAFFNPYVFFEQYYTIKNIIDKDEYDIKNIVCSSFGLESIDSRNLLEFFYNYFPDTIFGFDLIKQLKEFHSFIKFNEIYNEQRITSGIYMCAFAVAMGYKNIYISGIDFYSNKNQPYLFKYQTNNVLKLIPEFKNEIKATIHSKNFDLKALEFLSKTYNVNFYSLNQNSELSKYIKLASIIRGNNDFVIDNKPKDYIDDILLPANNTYKKFKKFPLPVIKNNLWFRLIKDLVRLPSDIKHYLKDKR
- a CDS encoding N-acetyl sugar amidotransferase is translated as MKYCDYCVMPDTRPGIKFFKDENDKNICSACVNHKNKEKIDYKARFKELEKLCDKYRHMNGKYEYDCAIAVSGGKDSHFQVHIMKEKLGMNPILFSVEDNFTMTQAGKKNLRNLSEEFKCHIISLKPDIKTQKKVALKTFERYGKPTWFIDRLIYSYPFAMALKFNTPLLVYGENVSYEYGGNDSLETPSAKDIFLNGVASDLDIDEFIDDDISRENLQLFFNPKKDDIAKLDPIYLSYFVKWNSYENYIFAKSRGFCDLNGEWDRTHCAENFDQIDSIGYILHAWMKYPKFGHAMASDYAARFVRYGLLSRQEAIKIVKKKDHLLDNKCIEDFCSFVGISKAKFYTIVQKHYNLDLFYKNEFGEYKLKQELKG
- a CDS encoding SAM-dependent methyltransferase; translated protein: MNCLWEQIFSKKEWGKYPSESIIRFIARNFYNAQDRSKINILELGFGTGSNLWFCAKEGFSVSGIEWSKTGAQRFQARMEDENLSDKIKQIEIGDYIDKLDNFEDESFDAIIDVASLCCNDREKSKNIFKKAMKKLKNGGKFYSSALSKQIFGYEANKDDFFEPTNGIYVKMGPLRFDDEKSLKELYKELKCINFYTQTLKNNEIINDEILIFEGEKSPTERDIIKNQVLENE
- a CDS encoding NAD-dependent 4,6-dehydratase LegB yields the protein MKKILVTGADGFIGSHLVEMLYKESKNEKSCFYDYKIQALSQYNSFNHWGWLEDVECLKDIEVICGDIRDPHFCKHITKDVEVIFHLAALIAIPFSYVAPDSYVDVNVKGTLNICQSALENGVKRVIHTSTSEVYGTALYVPIDEKHPLQAQSPYSASKIGADAIAMSFYNAFNLPLVIARPFNTYGPRQSARAVIPTIITQIANGIKQIKLGDVSPTRDFNYVKDTCLGFIKLSQCQKAIGEVVNIGSNHEISIKDTLELIKKLMKSNVEFIIENERIRPKNSEVFRLCCDNIKIKTLTDFSSKYDIEKGLKETINWFSNPLNLKKYKSDIYNV
- a CDS encoding sialic acid synthase (N-acetylneuraminic acid synthetase), with protein sequence MKIEHLEISKENPLVVPEIGINHNGSLEIAKLMVDSAKRAGAKIIKHQTHVVEDEMSNAAKKVIPGNADISIYEIMKQCALSFKDELALKEYTQKQGLVYLSTPFSRAAANRLEDMGVSAFKIGSGECNNYPLIKHIAQFKKPMIISTGMNSIETIRPTVRILQDFNIPFVLLHTTNLYPTPTHLVRLKAMCELEKEFKCLVGLSDHTTNNLACLGAVVLGASILERHFSDTMDRQGPDIVCSMDEFALKDLITQSKEMALLRGTSAKNALTEEQVTIDFAFASVVSIKEIKKGETLTMKNIWVKRPGLGGIPASEFENILGKVALRDIANDTQLSFEDYR